In the Timaviella obliquedivisa GSE-PSE-MK23-08B genome, one interval contains:
- a CDS encoding TerB family tellurite resistance protein has protein sequence MNKIQAAFEILYFLCAADGNVDDREVSVIREFLEANYTMVSFDPHEVINDIEILNSEGRLEEFTSAVMQFKTLSAATDRRIFLNFAVKLIVADGSVSEGEDYLFKLIANTWGIDISSFISVVAL, from the coding sequence ATGAATAAAATTCAAGCCGCCTTCGAGATTTTGTATTTTTTGTGTGCCGCCGATGGCAATGTTGATGACAGAGAAGTTTCCGTTATCCGAGAATTTCTAGAAGCTAACTACACCATGGTTTCCTTTGATCCTCATGAAGTCATCAATGACATTGAGATTTTAAACTCAGAGGGAAGGCTAGAAGAGTTCACGTCAGCCGTTATGCAATTTAAGACCTTGAGCGCTGCAACAGATCGGAGAATCTTTTTGAATTTCGCAGTCAAGCTGATTGTTGCAGATGGCAGTGTCAGTGAAGGTGAGGACTATCTCTTTAAACTCATCGCAAATACTTGGGGAATTGATATCTCTAGTTTTATATCAGTAGTCGCTTTGTAG
- a CDS encoding Uma2 family endonuclease translates to MPTVGAPFEMPPTQADLPYDDNENMETQRHKLQMELLIDALLPWLDARTDGYVGGNMFVYYSLAQVKNQDYKGPDVFVALDVPKGERLSWVSWEEGKTPDIVIELLSDSTAAKDKTEKKSIYQNRMHVPEYYWFDPFNPQDWAGFQLQGGRYQPIVPNAQGQMMSQVLNLTLVQWQGTFKQVEATWLRWGQLDGSILLTATEQEHKRAEQAEAQIQQIAHRLLQTGMPIAQVAETTGLSIEQLRTLI, encoded by the coding sequence ATGCCCACCGTTGGCGCACCCTTCGAGATGCCGCCAACACAAGCAGACCTACCCTACGACGACAACGAGAATATGGAAACTCAGCGCCATAAGCTGCAAATGGAGTTGTTGATCGATGCCTTGCTGCCCTGGTTAGATGCCCGAACAGATGGCTACGTGGGTGGCAATATGTTTGTTTACTACAGTCTGGCGCAAGTCAAAAACCAGGACTACAAAGGGCCCGATGTTTTTGTGGCGTTAGATGTACCCAAAGGCGAACGCCTAAGCTGGGTCAGTTGGGAAGAGGGCAAGACCCCCGATATCGTCATTGAACTTCTCTCAGACAGCACTGCTGCAAAAGACAAGACCGAGAAGAAAAGCATTTATCAAAACCGAATGCACGTTCCTGAATACTACTGGTTCGACCCTTTTAATCCACAAGATTGGGCAGGGTTTCAACTTCAGGGAGGGCGCTACCAACCTATTGTCCCGAATGCTCAAGGGCAGATGATGAGCCAGGTCTTGAATCTAACTCTCGTGCAGTGGCAAGGCACTTTTAAGCAAGTTGAAGCGACCTGGTTGCGATGGGGGCAGTTAGATGGCTCTATTTTGCTAACCGCAACAGAGCAAGAACATAAACGGGCAGAGCAAGCGGAGGCACAGATCCAACAAATTGCCCACAGATTGCTGCAAACTGGAATGCCGATCGCCCAAGTTGCAGAAACCACTGGACTATCGATTGAGCAGTTGCGGACCTTAATCTAA
- a CDS encoding CHAT domain-containing protein — translation MFKFLKQFSVRHSLKFLFLSTLALCIGFSQPVFSQRSPAQLSPARQVQQGVDRYHRSDFQAAIAAWEQALTRYQSANDLPNTAIVLENLARTHQTIGHISKAITKWEQVISTYRQLGNLQKVGQKLTEQAQAYTQLGQYRQAITLLCGSVEGEATCQPESTLLIARTTTDPLGEVAALGSLGEAHRLTGEYEVAIAYLKSAAVIANGLENSAYQTTVFSSLGSTYANLAQVSYRRAISAQQTGDTEAANRFKQKGLADDQRALEAFQQSEKLAVQQNDIAKTLQVLLNTIPSAYRTGSNTTAIAKTQQAIALIPQIPDSQNKVYRLIDLAHLFTPISANQMTSWLQCSESTTRPQTLSLLQQALTVAQHISDRRSLSFALGELGHFYECSQDLRKATLLTQQAREAAEQEPDSRYLWEWQAGRVLKSEKQAESAISAYENSIATLKSIRQGIVSAKRDIQFDFRDTIEPIYRELIELRLDQEQPSTLISATGSDRNNLDAATTQLDSLKLVELQNYFGDDCVLIAVNESVETIDTHAAIFSSIILNNRTAILVKFPDGTQQYEWVKDAQGQVINREILTQTLNEYRRGVENRFDAAVGYDTQQAQDIYDWIIRPFVKKLEETQPQTLVFVQDGILRSVPMAALHNGSQFLIERYAIATTASLTLTNPRPFQRQGLRALALGLTQSAEVGGQKFGALTNVEAETQNIERILPGSRRLLDLEFTSKTLEKELDRSNYPIIHIATHGQFGNEPNDTFLVTGDKKKLTINILDDILRSVNVESPIELLSLTACTTAVGDDRAALGLAGVAAQAGAKSVLASLWLIEDNTTAKLVDSFYSSLREEASQLSKAEALQRAQLSILKERPHPAYWAAFTLIGNWQ, via the coding sequence ATGTTCAAATTCCTTAAGCAATTTAGTGTACGGCACTCTCTGAAATTTTTATTTCTGAGTACGCTAGCCCTTTGTATCGGATTCAGTCAGCCAGTCTTCTCGCAGCGATCGCCTGCCCAGTTATCGCCAGCCCGACAAGTTCAGCAGGGTGTTGATCGATATCATCGCTCAGACTTTCAAGCAGCGATCGCCGCTTGGGAACAAGCGCTAACCCGCTACCAATCCGCCAACGATCTGCCTAATACAGCAATCGTGCTAGAAAACCTGGCACGCACGCATCAAACTATTGGTCATATCAGCAAAGCGATCACCAAATGGGAGCAAGTTATTTCCACTTACCGACAACTGGGAAACCTGCAAAAAGTAGGGCAAAAACTCACTGAACAGGCACAAGCTTACACCCAGCTAGGGCAATATCGCCAAGCGATCACTCTCCTGTGTGGGAGCGTCGAAGGCGAGGCAACCTGCCAGCCAGAGAGTACTCTGCTGATTGCTCGTACTACCACCGATCCTCTAGGCGAAGTCGCCGCATTAGGCAGCCTGGGTGAGGCGCATCGATTGACGGGAGAATATGAGGTAGCGATCGCTTATCTTAAATCTGCGGCAGTAATTGCCAATGGACTCGAAAATTCAGCCTACCAAACTACAGTGTTTAGCAGTTTGGGAAGCACCTATGCCAACCTTGCCCAAGTGAGCTATCGACGAGCTATCTCAGCACAGCAGACCGGAGATACTGAGGCAGCAAATCGATTTAAGCAGAAGGGTTTAGCTGATGATCAACGGGCATTAGAGGCTTTTCAACAGAGCGAAAAACTGGCAGTTCAACAAAATGATATCGCTAAAACATTACAAGTATTGTTGAATACTATTCCATCCGCATATCGCACTGGAAGTAATACAACCGCCATTGCTAAAACACAACAGGCGATCGCCCTAATTCCTCAAATTCCTGATTCCCAAAACAAAGTTTATCGCCTAATTGATTTAGCCCATCTGTTTACCCCGATTTCAGCTAATCAAATGACCTCATGGCTACAATGCTCTGAGTCCACTACAAGACCACAAACCTTATCTCTCTTGCAACAGGCTTTAACTGTGGCACAGCACATTAGCGATCGCCGCTCTCTCTCCTTTGCATTAGGTGAACTGGGACATTTTTACGAATGCAGCCAAGATTTACGAAAAGCCACTCTGTTAACGCAACAAGCTAGAGAAGCAGCCGAGCAAGAACCTGATAGTCGCTATCTATGGGAATGGCAAGCTGGAAGAGTCCTAAAGTCTGAAAAGCAGGCTGAATCAGCTATTTCAGCCTACGAAAATTCAATTGCAACCCTTAAATCGATTCGTCAAGGCATTGTTTCTGCCAAGCGCGATATTCAGTTTGATTTTCGAGACACAATTGAGCCAATTTATCGAGAACTGATCGAACTGCGGTTAGATCAAGAGCAACCTTCTACCCTGATCTCCGCAACGGGAAGCGATCGCAATAACTTAGATGCAGCCACAACTCAACTAGATTCTTTGAAATTGGTCGAGCTACAAAATTACTTTGGGGATGATTGCGTCTTAATTGCAGTCAATGAATCAGTTGAAACAATTGATACTCATGCCGCTATTTTCAGTTCAATTATCCTGAATAATCGCACTGCTATCTTAGTTAAATTTCCAGACGGCACACAACAGTACGAATGGGTAAAAGATGCCCAAGGTCAGGTAATAAACAGAGAGATCTTGACTCAAACTCTAAATGAATACCGCAGAGGAGTAGAGAATCGATTTGATGCCGCAGTTGGGTACGACACTCAACAAGCTCAAGATATTTACGACTGGATCATTCGTCCCTTTGTGAAAAAGCTAGAAGAAACCCAACCCCAAACATTAGTATTTGTGCAAGATGGAATTCTACGAAGCGTACCGATGGCGGCACTCCACAATGGCAGTCAGTTTTTAATTGAACGCTATGCGATCGCCACCACTGCTAGCCTTACCCTCACCAATCCTCGACCGTTCCAGCGCCAAGGATTGCGAGCATTGGCACTCGGTTTAACTCAATCGGCTGAAGTTGGCGGACAAAAGTTTGGCGCACTAACAAACGTTGAAGCCGAAACCCAAAATATTGAACGCATTTTACCGGGAAGTAGACGTTTACTGGATTTAGAATTTACCAGTAAGACTCTAGAAAAAGAACTTGATCGCAGTAACTACCCGATCATCCACATTGCCACTCACGGTCAATTTGGTAATGAACCCAATGATACATTTCTAGTAACGGGCGACAAGAAAAAATTAACGATCAATATTCTGGACGATATTCTGCGTAGCGTTAACGTCGAGAGTCCGATTGAACTCCTCTCCTTGACTGCCTGTACCACGGCTGTAGGAGATGATCGCGCTGCCCTTGGGTTAGCGGGTGTTGCGGCACAAGCGGGCGCAAAAAGCGTTCTGGCATCGCTCTGGCTAATTGAAGACAACACTACTGCCAAACTGGTAGACAGCTTCTACTCAAGCTTGCGAGAAGAAGCATCACAGTTATCGAAAGCAGAAGCATTACAGAGAGCTCAACTCTCGATTCTCAAAGAACGTCCTCATCCGGCATATTGGGCAGCATTTACTCTCATTGGCAATTGGCAATAG
- a CDS encoding DUF928 domain-containing protein, which translates to MSAPAWAQYRPPRDAKQPITQTIFGGTRGGCNGGEQSIRLLAPKQYMGQTISTHPTFAWITPNVESYPIKFRLFQYGENNRLELVKQVELQGTPGMMTWTMPENEPGLEMGKQYYWQVAIICNVNRPSANPFDEAGLDVVALSPQLETQLSNNPDPLQQAKLYAEAGLWYDAFAQVALLSDPEAIEMRRSLLEQKD; encoded by the coding sequence ATGTCTGCGCCAGCCTGGGCACAATACAGACCACCCCGCGATGCCAAACAGCCCATCACTCAAACTATTTTTGGTGGTACAAGAGGTGGTTGTAATGGTGGAGAACAGTCCATTCGCTTGCTTGCTCCAAAACAATACATGGGGCAAACTATCTCAACCCACCCTACATTTGCTTGGATTACCCCTAATGTCGAATCCTACCCAATTAAATTTCGGTTGTTTCAATATGGTGAGAATAATCGGCTTGAATTGGTCAAACAGGTTGAACTCCAGGGTACGCCGGGGATGATGACCTGGACAATGCCAGAAAATGAGCCGGGATTAGAAATGGGAAAGCAATATTATTGGCAAGTTGCGATTATCTGCAATGTTAATCGCCCTTCTGCAAATCCGTTTGATGAAGCGGGACTTGATGTTGTGGCGCTCTCCCCTCAACTAGAAACTCAGTTGAGCAATAATCCTGATCCCTTACAGCAGGCAAAACTTTATGCTGAAGCAGGATTATGGTATGACGCATTTGCTCAAGTGGCGTTATTGTCTGATCCAGAGGCGATCGAAATGCGGCGATCGCTCTTAGAGCAAAAAGATTAA